A genomic segment from Candidatus Borkfalkia ceftriaxoniphila encodes:
- a CDS encoding SDR family NAD(P)-dependent oxidoreductase, with protein MENSSEKLFYTLITGATGGIGRAFAETLAAKGQNLFLTGRSADKLNALKEELSSKYPSLRLIVFACDLTDERSRAEMYKTIDAQGVVFDRLCNVAGADIQKAFEKYTEKKIVFQCRVNLEATLSVTRFVLSRRADALEIVTISSMSGVYPMPYFALYSATKSALVSFFSSLRSELKGSGVKITTVLPGGVYTRPDIVKDIEGQGLWGKMSAKTPEYIAQKSLQAVRRNRKQLIPGFWNKFLATVPKIVPQNWRMRFIARRWRNLEKDAF; from the coding sequence ATGGAAAATTCGTCGGAAAAACTTTTTTACACGTTGATAACGGGCGCTACGGGCGGCATAGGCAGGGCTTTTGCCGAAACTCTGGCGGCAAAGGGGCAAAATCTGTTTCTGACGGGGCGCAGTGCGGATAAACTGAACGCTCTGAAAGAAGAACTTTCTTCCAAATATCCCTCCCTGCGCCTCATCGTCTTCGCCTGCGATCTGACGGACGAAAGATCCCGCGCCGAAATGTATAAAACAATAGACGCGCAAGGCGTCGTGTTCGACAGGCTTTGCAACGTGGCGGGCGCGGATATTCAGAAAGCTTTCGAAAAATATACGGAGAAAAAGATCGTCTTTCAATGCCGCGTCAATCTCGAAGCGACCCTTTCGGTGACGCGGTTCGTTTTGTCGCGCCGCGCGGACGCGTTGGAGATCGTCACGATCTCCAGTATGTCGGGCGTCTATCCCATGCCGTATTTCGCGCTGTACAGCGCCACGAAATCGGCGCTCGTCAGTTTTTTTTCATCGCTCAGATCTGAACTTAAGGGCAGCGGCGTAAAGATCACCACGGTATTGCCGGGCGGCGTCTATACCCGCCCCGATATCGTCAAGGATATCGAGGGACAGGGGCTTTGGGGTAAAATGTCTGCAAAAACGCCCGAATATATCGCGCAAAAAAGTCTTCAAGCCGTGCGCCGCAATCGAAAACAACTGATTCCAGGATTCTGGAATAAATTTTTGGCGACCGTGCCGAAGATCGTTCCGCAGAATTGGCGCATGCGTTTTATCGCGCGGCGCTGGCGCAATCTCGAAAAAGACGCTTTTTGA
- the glpK gene encoding glycerol kinase GlpK — MEKRYIAAFDQGTTSSRTIIFDKRGRVVSKAHVEFPQIYPKAGWVEHDCEDIFSSQLESFRLALEKGGVSPEEIAAIGVANQRETVIVWDRYTGKPVYNAIVWQCRRTSMECEKLKKRHARFVYERTGLNIDAYFSASKIAWILDNVPFARSRAQKGDLLFGTVDTYLIWRLTGGKVHATDYTNASRTMLFNIHTLQWDEDLLKLFDIPAAVLPEVLPSAGDFGTSVRSVTGAEIPVCAAVGDQQGALFGQLCVREGDVKNTYGTGCFLLMNTGGRAVESSNGLITTLAASLSRPSYALEGSVFIGGAVVQWLRDEMKLISNAAETDAIARSVPDTGGVCFVPAFVGLGAPHWDSDCRGMIYGITRGTNRAHIVRAALEAIAFQVFDVVHAMEQDVRKSIGRLCVDGGASANDFLMQFQSDILDAQVVRPAVAETTALGAAYLAGLYSGYFRDLEELKDCAEGAHTFRPRMSDAARTEKLRLWEEALQRELFKGK, encoded by the coding sequence ATGGAGAAACGCTATATCGCCGCATTCGACCAGGGGACGACGAGTTCGCGCACGATTATATTCGATAAGCGGGGCCGCGTCGTTTCCAAAGCGCACGTGGAATTTCCGCAGATCTATCCCAAAGCGGGGTGGGTGGAGCACGACTGCGAGGATATTTTTTCTTCGCAGTTGGAAAGTTTTCGGCTTGCGCTCGAAAAGGGCGGCGTATCGCCCGAAGAGATCGCCGCCATCGGCGTCGCCAACCAGCGCGAAACGGTCATCGTGTGGGACAGATACACGGGTAAACCCGTCTACAACGCAATCGTATGGCAGTGCCGCAGGACTTCGATGGAATGCGAAAAACTGAAAAAACGTCACGCGCGTTTCGTGTACGAGCGCACGGGACTGAATATCGACGCCTACTTTTCCGCATCGAAGATCGCCTGGATTTTGGATAACGTTCCGTTCGCGCGCTCGCGCGCGCAAAAAGGGGATCTGTTGTTCGGTACGGTGGATACCTATCTCATCTGGCGGCTGACGGGCGGCAAAGTGCACGCGACCGATTACACGAACGCCTCGCGCACCATGCTCTTCAATATCCATACGCTGCAATGGGACGAAGACCTTTTAAAATTGTTCGATATTCCCGCTGCGGTCTTGCCCGAAGTTTTGCCCTCGGCGGGCGATTTCGGCACGAGCGTCAGGAGCGTCACGGGCGCGGAAATACCCGTGTGCGCCGCGGTGGGCGATCAGCAGGGCGCGCTGTTCGGGCAACTTTGCGTGCGGGAAGGGGACGTGAAAAACACTTACGGCACGGGCTGTTTCCTCTTAATGAATACGGGCGGACGCGCGGTGGAGTCCTCCAACGGGCTGATCACCACGCTCGCGGCGTCGCTTTCCCGTCCGAGTTATGCGCTCGAAGGCAGCGTGTTCATCGGCGGGGCGGTGGTGCAGTGGTTGCGCGACGAAATGAAACTGATTTCCAACGCGGCGGAAACGGATGCGATCGCAAGATCTGTGCCCGATACGGGCGGCGTCTGTTTCGTTCCCGCGTTCGTGGGGCTGGGCGCGCCGCATTGGGATTCCGACTGCCGCGGCATGATCTACGGCATCACGCGCGGCACCAACCGTGCGCATATCGTCCGCGCCGCGCTGGAAGCGATCGCCTTTCAGGTTTTCGACGTGGTGCATGCCATGGAACAGGACGTGAGAAAGAGCATCGGCCGCCTGTGTGTGGACGGCGGCGCAAGTGCCAACGACTTTTTAATGCAGTTTCAGTCGGATATTCTCGACGCGCAGGTCGTTCGTCCCGCCGTCGCGGAGACGACCGCGCTCGGCGCCGCGTATCTGGCAGGACTGTACAGCGGATATTTCCGCGATCTGGAAGAACTGAAAGACTGCGCAGAGGGCGCGCATACGTTCCGCCCCCGCATGAGCGACGCCGCCCGCACCGAAAAACTGCGGCTGTGGGAAGAAGCGCTGCAACGGGAATTGTTTAAAGGGAAATAA